The Mycolicibacterium duvalii DNA window ACTCGCCGATGCGCACCACAGTGTCGGCCGTGCGGGCCCGCAGGGCCGAGGACGGGTCGTCGACCCCCTCGAGGATCATCCGCTTGGCCGCCCCCCACGCCGTCTCGGCGGCGCGCGCCACCTCGTCGCGGGCCATGATCTGCTCTTTGACGTTCTCGGCCTTCTGGATGGTCACCGTGTCGTTCTGTAGATCGTCGGCGAAGTCGAACAGGAACCGCGTCGCCGAGCGGCGCAACTCGTGATCGGGATTGCGGCGCACCTTGTCGGTGAAGTCCATCAGCTCGCGGTGGATGCGGTCACCGACGAGGTGGTCGACCCAACGCGGCGACCAGGTCGGCGAGTCCCGCTCAACCACCCGCTCGATGATCTCGTCGGCGTTGAGCGACCACTGGAACGCCCGGTCGGCCAACAGCTGCAACAGCGCCTCCTGGCGGCCCTCGGCGAGCATCGTCGACAGCACCCGGCCGATGGGCGGGCCCCATTGGGGTTCGGCGATCCGCTTGACGATCATCCGGTCCAGCACGTGCTGGACGTCCTCGTCGCGAAGCATCTCCACGAGCACGCGAAGCACGGTCGCCGTCTCGGCCGCGACGCGTTCGGCGTGCCGACGGTCGGACAGCCATTTTCCGACCCGGCCGGCCACCTCGGCGTCACGCAGCTTCGTGCGGATGTTCTCCGGGGACAGGAAGTTCTCCCGGACGAAGGTGCCCAGGCCCTCCCCCAGCTGGTCCTTCTTGCGCTTGATGATCGCGGTGTGCGGGATCGGGATCCCGAGCGGATGCTTGAACAGCGCCGTGACCGCGAACCAGTCCGCCAGCGCACCGACCATGCCGGCCTCGGCGGCCGCGCGCACGTACCCGACCCACGGGTCGGCACCGCGGGACTGGGCCCAGCTGCACAGCAGGAAGATCACCGTCGCCCCGAGCAGGAAGCTGAGCGCGACGATCTTCATCCGGCGCAGCGAACGGCGCCGCTCGGCGTCGCCCGCCGAATCGGCACCGGCGAGCGCCTCGGCGAAGCTCGTCCGCGCGGGTCCGGCGGCTGGTAGTCGGTGTGCCACGTCCACCATCATCCGCTACGTCACCGACTGCTCCGTCCCAGCAATGCCGCAGGTGGTCGGTCACCGTATTATCGGCAGGGACAACGGAACGGATCAGCGCGAACGTGGCACAAACATCACCGCAGGTGGCGGTCAAGACCGACGGGCGCAAACGCCGCTGGCATCGACACAAGGTCGAGCGTCGGAACGAGCTGGTGGACGGCACACTGGAGGCCATCCGCCGGCTCGGCAGCAACGTCAGCATGGACGAGATCGCCGCCGAGATCGGCGTGTCGAAGACGGTGCTCTACCGCTACTTCGTCGACAAGAACGACCTCACGACCGCGGTGATGATGCGGTTCGCGCAGACCACGCTGATCCCGAACATGGCCGCCGCACTGTCGTCAAACCTCGACGGGTACGAGCTCACCCGCGAGATCATCCGCGTCTACGTCGCGACCGTCGCCGCCGAACCCGAGCCCTACCGTTTCGTCATGGCCAACAACTCGGCCAGCAAGAGCAAGGCCGTCGCCGAGTCCGAACAGATCATCGCGCGGATGCTGGCGGTGATGCTGCGCCGGCGGATGGTGGCCGTGGGCATGGACACCGGCGGCGTGGAGCCGTGGGCCTTCCACATCGTCGGCGGGGTGCAGTTGGCCACGCACTCGTGGATGTCGCATCCGAGGATGACCGCCGACGAGCTGATCGACTACCTGACGATGCTGTCGTGGAGCGCGCTGTGCGGCATCGTCGAGGTGAACGGGTCCCTGGAGCGGTTCCGTCAGAGCCCGCACCCGTCGCCCATCCTTCCTGCTTGACTGAGCGGATGAGCGAACCTCTCGATCTGCCGTCGCTGTGGTCGCACGAACCGCACGAGCACCTCAAGTTCCGTCCCGGCGACCTCGTCGCCGACATCGATGCCGACGCCACCCCCGGTTTCCGCGGCAACAAGCAAGATGCGCCGACCCTGCAGGAGGAGCGCAATGTCCGCTTCGCCGAGCTGCAGGAGAAGCTCTACGCGAACAGCCGCTCCGGTGATCACCGATCGGTGCTGCTCGTGCTGCAGGGGATGGACACCGCCGGCAAGGGCGGCATCGTGAAGCACGTTGTCGGAGGAGCGAATCCACAGGGCATCCAGTATCACAGCTTCGGCAAGCCGACCCCCGAGGAGCTGTCCCACCACTACCTGTGGCGAATCCGCAAGGCGCTACCCGCAGCGGGCCATATCGGGGTGTTCGACCGGTCCCACTACGAGGACGTGCTCATCGTGCGCGTGCACAACCTGGTGCCGCAGGAGGTCTGGGAACCGCGCTACGACGAGATCAACGCCTTCGAACGCGAACTCACCGACAGCGGAACAACCTTGGTGAAGGTCGCGATGTTCGTCTCTCTCGCCGAGCAGAAGAAGCGGCTCGCGTCACGGCTGCAACGGCCGGACAAGTACTGGAAGTACAACCCCGCCGACATCGATGAGCGGCTGAAATGGCCGCTCTACGAACAGGCCTATCAGGCCATGCTGGACCGCACGTCCACCCCCTACGCGCCCTGGCACATCGTGCCGTGCAACCGAAAATGGTACAGCCGGTTGGCGGTCACCGAGCTGCTCATCGAGGCCCTCAAGCGACTCAACATGGCCTGGCCGCCACCGGATTTCGACGTCGAGGCAGAGAAGAAGCGGTTGGCCTCGGCGTAGTCGCGGTGCGCCGAGTGTGCAGGTGGTGCACGCTTCACCTGGGGGTTGTGTATAACTACAGCACGGTCGACGTGATTCGTCGGGGGCGGAAACGACGATGCGACCATGCGACACGACATCATCGTGGCGAGCGAAGCACTGCAGGTGGGCCAGGTCACACGCCGCGAACTCGCGCGCGACTACACCAAACTGTTCCGCAACGTGTACGTGCGCACCGGAGCCCGTGTGACCGCG harbors:
- a CDS encoding polyphosphate kinase 2 family protein, which encodes MSEPLDLPSLWSHEPHEHLKFRPGDLVADIDADATPGFRGNKQDAPTLQEERNVRFAELQEKLYANSRSGDHRSVLLVLQGMDTAGKGGIVKHVVGGANPQGIQYHSFGKPTPEELSHHYLWRIRKALPAAGHIGVFDRSHYEDVLIVRVHNLVPQEVWEPRYDEINAFERELTDSGTTLVKVAMFVSLAEQKKRLASRLQRPDKYWKYNPADIDERLKWPLYEQAYQAMLDRTSTPYAPWHIVPCNRKWYSRLAVTELLIEALKRLNMAWPPPDFDVEAEKKRLASA
- a CDS encoding DUF445 domain-containing protein, coding for MAHRLPAAGPARTSFAEALAGADSAGDAERRRSLRRMKIVALSFLLGATVIFLLCSWAQSRGADPWVGYVRAAAEAGMVGALADWFAVTALFKHPLGIPIPHTAIIKRKKDQLGEGLGTFVRENFLSPENIRTKLRDAEVAGRVGKWLSDRRHAERVAAETATVLRVLVEMLRDEDVQHVLDRMIVKRIAEPQWGPPIGRVLSTMLAEGRQEALLQLLADRAFQWSLNADEIIERVVERDSPTWSPRWVDHLVGDRIHRELMDFTDKVRRNPDHELRRSATRFLFDFADDLQNDTVTIQKAENVKEQIMARDEVARAAETAWGAAKRMILEGVDDPSSALRARTADTVVRIGESLCEDAELRDKVDNWIVRAAEHLVGQYGVEITAIITETIERWDAAEASRRIELHVGRDLQFIRINGTVVGALAGLVIYTIAHLAF
- a CDS encoding TetR/AcrR family transcriptional regulator translates to MAQTSPQVAVKTDGRKRRWHRHKVERRNELVDGTLEAIRRLGSNVSMDEIAAEIGVSKTVLYRYFVDKNDLTTAVMMRFAQTTLIPNMAAALSSNLDGYELTREIIRVYVATVAAEPEPYRFVMANNSASKSKAVAESEQIIARMLAVMLRRRMVAVGMDTGGVEPWAFHIVGGVQLATHSWMSHPRMTADELIDYLTMLSWSALCGIVEVNGSLERFRQSPHPSPILPA